A stretch of Mytilus edulis chromosome 11, xbMytEdul2.2, whole genome shotgun sequence DNA encodes these proteins:
- the LOC139494435 gene encoding putative uncharacterized protein DDB_G0271606 yields MATKWTLVVLFTILTIDITYSRHLSHLRRTQNGNANSINSRSRTNSNGNSRRGNMISQNARPETTGSTRSTQSDSRRNSIRNSISAAERQATRPVPKRDVDKTMDGLGSIGNMLPSPINQFIKDLRSNMPNLSVGIGASFGKRGQTREPERQSRRQQNFDRRQDLSERRPRKTMNSLISRTPDPLIDLRDPFPVENRNTRQFIDKVEPRFDNNRNRLPDFTSGFGLDNQNQQSDPWTQSGNFMDRFAPEPTFLLSGGKQPAAPPSTSSMSSQTNSNSPNRITQDQSLNSNRGMLPNNNNQLVAPQNIMTNSQGQGNQGVRQGQMVSGQNTMTNNQVQGNQGQLVTGQNTMTNNMQMQGMMTNNRNNLLQGQNLINNMPQQTAGSQGQTFNQGSNLQGNTQNMNQMVNQQKQVPMAQNSPVNQMVLQQNQNKLPGFQQQQIQSQSNALTTSLMNGQIQNNMNMAPPVNTILSQGQIQQNSGGQMGTGLNVQNLNQIQGQNTIQSNNQFQQGQIQQQQTQQANNQNQVQNQQTLLTSLLQQLLVQLNDGQSGSNTINSVPRKTLNPQQNINQLPNTGQSMSNNQVIGQNVLQSNILPNQQMSVTQNQQQNNQQNTHALIQQLLQQNQQQTQQSLQQQLIQPTLQQQLIQPSLQQQLQQQQLQQQLQQQLQQQQLQKQLQQQLQQQKLQEKLQQQKLQEKLQKQLQQQKLQEKLQQQLLQQLQQQKLQQQQQQKQQQQQIIQQNNLLLGLNAKNNVQPLQQQQQTILNNQQVVGQKAQSQSNSILQALLGIQGSSPMTSISTSNQGQQQSKTNGILPVNNNVIGNGNTGTLQANPEINNLLKQLGLNGNNVNQLNQGTNRVSNTVTKQQTLPQQQTLPQQQTLPQPPPVTPVQGNQETINLLKQLGLTGNQLANLLNQGTQQKQTINTNQQIQPLIQQTQAVPTNQLTQPVNQQIQQSIQQTQAVSTNQQIPPLIQQSQAIPTNQQMQQPNQQTQTVSANQQTQPLNRQMQQLNQQMQPLNQQTQPLNQQINQQTQAVSTNQQIQSVNQQIQPVNQQTQVAPINQPMQPVNQQMQTSNQPTQGVSTNQQQIQQVNQQTQAVSLNQQMQPSNQQTQTVSTNQQIQLVNQQILPLNQTESTNQPNPLEALVSQQLLSQILGKHGLGTIIVPTLNPIPPMVAGEIEIAPPITLPTTVSPLSTINITSQGFDLPLQRQQQDQQLNLATNLPLEVSGNSNLPPAETGVTQAKTSVMQDSTVASTTVTTKDNLVIRLNQTSKGIRLIPDGRGGVRIINLRAAVSTETPWIESGTSNSTVLTEAEPLHRLALLNPTNETLRKLEITDRLNTTDIPEEIELPNGTSLDGPGPTPAMNSVYRGKPTTLTPTAAVTIKPTTPTTIKPAAPTTVEPEETTIPIDFSEYDIEAEEGIFTTSSEVEPTTTSTTIAQNATTRLNNSTSNSVGPTSVMTVKPTTIERTTSKPTTRNTKTIRPTTIKTITIRPTSIKPPTTQFIPITTPQTFIQSALGWLSPFSTTPASDIISYGGFVNMVDPYMQTKAHEPALYDILNEVMLGKLKGMK; encoded by the coding sequence AATGCAAGACCGGAAACCACAGGATCAACACGATCGACACAAAGCGATTCCCGGCGTAACAGTATTCGAAACAGTATTTCGGCAGCTGAACGTCAAGCCACGCGACCAGTTCCAAAAAGAGATGTTGATAAGACAATGGATGGTTTGGGTTCTATTGGAAATATGTTGCCTTCGCCAATAAACCAGTTTATTAAAGATCTTCGATCCAACATGCCAAATTTAAGTGTTGGAATTGGTGCGAGTTTTGGCAAGCGAGGACAGACGAGAGAGCCCGAACGGCAAAGTAGAAGACAACAAAATTTCGATAGGCGTCAAGATTTAAGTGAAAGGCGACCGAGAAAGACAATGAACAGTTTAATTTCTAGAACACCAGACCCACTTATAGATCTCAGAGACCCGTTTCCGGTTGAGAATAGAAATACAAGACAATTTATTGATAAAGTAGAGCCTCGATTTGACAATAATAGGAATCGACTACCTGACTTTACGAGTGGATTTGGATTAGATAATCAAAATCAACAAAGTGATCCATGGACACAATCTGGAAATTTTATGGACAGATTTGCTCCGGAACCGACATTTTTATTATCCGGAGGAAAACAACCAGCCGCACCGCCATCAACATCATCAATGTCATCtcaaacaaattcaaattcaCCGAATAGAATAACACAAGATCAGAGTCTTAATTCTAATAGAGGAATGCTACCGAATAATAATAACCAGTTAGTGGCACCTCAAAATATAATGACAAACAGTCAAGGTCAAGGTAATCAGGGAGTACGACAAGGTCAAATGGTTTCAGGTCAAAACACAATGACAAATAATCAAGTTCAAGGTAATCAAGGTCAACTGGTGACAGGTCAAAACACAATGACAAATAATATGCAAATGCAAGGAATGATGACGAACAATAGAAATAATTTACTTCAAGGTCAAAACTTGATAAATAACATGCCACAACAAACCGCAGGCAGTCAAGGACAAACTTTTAATCAGGGTTCAAATTTACAAGGAAACACGCAAAATATGAACCAGATGGTTAATCAACAAAAGCAAGTCCCAATGGCACAGAACTCACCTGTTAATCAGATGGTGTTACAACAGAACCAAAACAAATTACCCGGATTCCAACAGCAGCAAATTCAAAGTCAAAGTAATGCATTAACAACATCACTGATGAATGGTCAAATACAGAATAACATGAATATGGCCCCACCTGTAAATACTATTCTTAGTCAAGGACAGATTCAACAAAATAGTGGTGGGCAAATGGGAACAGGTCTAAATGTGCAGAACCTGAATCAGATTCAAGGTCAAAACACAATACAGAGCAATAACCAATTTCAGCAGGGACAGATACAACAGCAGCAGACCCAACAGGCTAATAatcaaaaccaggttcaaaacCAACAGACGTTACTTACATCCCTTTTGCAACAATTACTTGTTCAACTTAACGACGGACAGAGTGGTAGTAATACTATTAATTCTGTACCACGTAAAACTCTGAACCCGCAACAGAATATAAATCAACTACCAAACACTGGACAGTCGATGTCTAATAATCAAGTAATTGGGCAGAATGTACTACAATCTAACATTTTACCAAATCAACAAATGAGTGTGACACAAAATCAACAACAGAACAATCAACAAAACACTCATGCCTTAATTCAACAACTTTTACAACAAAaccaacaacaaacacaacagtCTTTGCAGCAACAACTGATACAACCAACACTGCAACAGCAACTTATACAACCCTCTTTGCAACAACAACTGCAGCAGCAGCAACTTCAGCAACAACTGCAGCAACAGTTGCAGCAACAACAACTGCAAAAACAACTGCAGCAACAACTGCAACAACAAAAACTACAAGAAAAACTGCAACAACAAAAACTACAAGAAAAACTTCAAAAACAACTGCAACAACAGAAATTACAAGAAAAACTGCAGCAACAACTGCTACAACAacttcaacaacaaaaattacaACAACAGCAGCAACagaaacaacaacaacagcagatCATTCAGCAAAATAATTTACTTCTTGGACTGAATGCCAAAAACAATGTTCAAcctttacaacaacaacaacaaactaTTTTAAATAATCAGCAAGTTGTTGGTCAGAAGGCTCAATCTCAAAGCAATTCAATCTTACAAGCCTTACTTGGCATACAAGGTTCATCCCCAATGACAAGTATTTCTACGAGTAACCAAGGACAACAGCAATCTAAAACAAACGGTATACTTCCAGTAAACAATAATGTGATTGGAAATGGAAATACTGGGACTCTCCAAGCCAACCCAGAAATAAATAATTTGCTTAAGCAGCTTGGATTAAACGGAAATAATGTTAATCAATTAAATCAGGGGACAAATCGGGTCTCTAATACTGTAACAAAACAACAAACTCTTCCACAACAACAAACTCTACCACAACAACAAACTCTACCACAACCGCCACCAGTTACGCCTGTTCAGGGAAATCAAGAAACCATCAATTTACTAAAACAGCTTGGATTAACTGGAAATCAACTTGCTAACCTGTTAAATCAGGGAACACAACAAAAACAGACGATTAATACAAACCAGCAAATCCAACCATTAATTCAACAAACACAGGCTGTACCTACAAACCAGCTAACGCAACCCGTAAACCAGCAAATACAACAATCGATCCAGCAGACACAGGCTGTGTCCACAAACCAGCAAATTCCACCATTAATTCAACAATCACAGGCTATTCCTACAAACCAGCAAATGCAGCAACCGAACCAACAGACACAGACTGTGTCCGCAAACCAGCAGACGCAACCCTTAAACCGGCAGATGCAACAATTAAACCAGCAAATGCAACCATTAAATCAGCAAACGCAACCATTAAACcaacaaataaatcaacaaacaCAAGCAGTATCTACCAACCAGCAAATACAATCAGTAAACCAGCAAATACAACCAGTTAATCAACAAACACAAGTCGCACCTATAAATCAGCCAATGCAACCAGTGAATCAGCAAATGCAAACATCGAACCAACCAACACAGGGTGTATCAACAAATCAGCAGCAAATACAACAAGTAAATCAACAAACACAGGCCGTATCGCTAAATCAGCAAATGCAACCATCAAACCAACAAACACAGACCGTATCTACAAACCAGCAAATTCAGTTAGTAAACCAACAGATTCTACCATTGAATCAGACCGAATCTACAAACCAACCAAATCCTTTGGAAGCATTGGTTAGTCAACAACTTTTATCACAAATTCTCGGTAAACATGGACTAGGAACAATTATCGTACCAACTCTAAACCCAATTCCACCAATGGTAGCAGGAGAAATAGAAATAGCTCCACCAATCACGTTGCCTACGACTGTCAGTCCGTTAAGCACAATAAACATAACATCACAAGGGTTCGATTTACCCTTACAGAGACAGCAACAAGATCAACAACTCAACCTAGCCACTAACCTCCCTTTAGAGGTTTCGGGTAACTCTAATCTTCCTCCCGCCGAGACAGGAGTTACCCAGGCAAAAACTTCAGTTATGCAGGATTCGACTGTAGCATCTACAACTGTAACAACAAAAGACAACTTAGTAATAAGACTAAATCAAACATCAAAAGGTATTCGATTAATTCCAGACGGAAGGGGCGGGGTACGAATAATTAATTTAAGAGCGGCAGTGAGTACAGAGACACCATGGATAGAAAGCGGGACAAGCAATTCAACAGTCTTAACTGAGGCCGAACCCCTTCACAGATTGGCACTGCTTAATCCCACCAACGAAACCTTACGAAAATTAGAAATAACAGATAGACTCAACACTACCGATATACCAGAAGAAATAGAACTCCCAAATGGTACAAGCCTAGATGGACCTGGTCCAACTCCGGCTATGAATTCAGTATATAGAGGTAAACCTACTACCCTAACACCTACAGCAGCTGTTACCATAAAACCTACAACACCTACTACCATAAAACCTGCAGCACCTACTACTGTTGAACCGGAAGAAACGACAATTCCAATAGACTTTAGCGAGTATGATATTGAAGCTGAGGAAGGAATATTTACCACTAGTAGCGAGGTCGAACCGACTACAACTAGTACCACAATTGCTCAGAACGCAACAACGCGTTTAAATAATTCAACATCTAATTCAGTTGGACCTACTTCTGTTATGACAGTAAAACCTACTACCATAGAAAGAACAACATCCAAACCAACTACCAGAAATACAAAAACGATTCGACCAACTACCATAAAAACAATTACTATTCGACCAACATCTATAAAGCCACCAACAACGCAATTCATACCAATAACTACTCCACAAACATTTATACAATCTGCGTTGGGTTGGTTGTCTCCCTTCTCTACTACACCTGCATCTGACATTATATCATATGGTGGTTTCGTAAACATGGTGGATCCATATATGCAAACAAAGGCACATGAACCTGCTTTATACGATATTTTGAATGAAGTAATGCTAGGTAAATTAAAAGGAATGAAATGA